One window from the genome of Oryza glaberrima chromosome 3, OglaRS2, whole genome shotgun sequence encodes:
- the LOC127767894 gene encoding uncharacterized protein LOC127767894: MDVLVHTEDDEEEQQQQQQLEEEKRYGGGSGRGSRFRARRQRRRAGGGSHQQLLLMDCVGSGKEGGASSEETVPLPEYERLSQSARLPDDADPLMKSDAPAPPAEKLPQPQTPTPTGTPKLQAAERKAQKPAKEPPSPPRSQQPKPAAWRLIEYVRSRNKSGGGGGGGGVAAGCSSSDGDSKSSDGEKEAEVDGEDGGGSKDKKDKKKKRSSWLPDPDRRWPVQGFY; this comes from the coding sequence ATGGACGTCCTGGTTCACACGgaagatgacgaggaggagcagcagcagcagcagcagctggaggaggagaagcgctacggcggcggaagcggcagGGGATCGAGGTTCAGggcgcggcggcagaggcggagggCGGGCGGGGGCAGCCACCAGCAGCTGCTGCTCATGGACTGCGTCGGCAGCGGGAAGGAGGGCGGGGCGTCGTCGGAGGAGACGGTGCCGCTGCCGGAGTACGAGCGGCTGTCGCAGTCGGCGCGGCTCCCCGACGACGCGGACCCGCTGATGAAGAGCGAcgccccggcgccgcccgcggagAAGCTGCCGCAGCCgcagacgccgacgccgacggggaCGCCGAAGCTGCAGGCGGCGGAGCGGAAGGCGCAGAAGCCGGCCAAGGAGCCCCCGTCCCCGCCGCGGTCGCAGCAGCCGAagccggcggcgtggaggctcATCGAGTACGTGCGGTCCAGGAACAagtccggcggcggaggaggcggcggcggcgtggccgccgGGTGCAGCTCCTCCGACGGCGACTCCAAGAGCTCCGACGGCGAGAAGGAGGccgaggtcgacggcgaggacggcggcggcagcaaggacaagaaggacaagaagaagaagcgctCGTCGTGGCTCCCCGATCCCGACCGCCGGTGGCCGGTGCAGGGCTTCTACTAG